In Morococcus cerebrosus, a single genomic region encodes these proteins:
- the cah gene encoding carbonic anhydrase, translating into MPCLTRTLPRLTVFLLSTFAAFSAAAHGNHTHWGYTGHDSPESWGELSEEFRLCSTGKNQSPVNITETVSGRLPAIKVNYKPSAVNVENNGHTIQVNYPEGGNTLSVNGRTYTLKQFHFHVPSENQIKGRTFPMEAHFVHLDENRQPLVLAVLYEAGKTNDRLAPIWNVMPMKEGKVNLDKAFDAGTLLPKRLKYYRFAGSLTTPPCSEGVSWLLLKTYDYIDQAQAEKFTRAVGSHNNRPVQPLNARVVIE; encoded by the coding sequence ATGCCCTGCTTGACCCGTACGTTGCCTCGTCTGACTGTTTTCCTGCTGTCCACCTTCGCAGCATTCTCCGCCGCCGCACACGGAAACCACACCCATTGGGGTTACACCGGACACGACTCCCCCGAAAGCTGGGGCGAGCTTTCTGAAGAGTTCCGTTTGTGTTCCACAGGCAAAAACCAATCCCCCGTCAACATCACAGAAACCGTCTCCGGCAGACTGCCCGCCATCAAAGTCAATTACAAGCCGAGCGCGGTTAACGTGGAAAACAACGGCCACACCATTCAAGTCAACTACCCCGAAGGCGGCAATACCCTCAGCGTGAACGGACGCACCTACACCCTGAAACAATTCCATTTCCACGTCCCCAGTGAAAACCAAATCAAAGGCCGCACCTTCCCGATGGAAGCCCACTTCGTCCACCTAGACGAAAACCGCCAGCCTTTGGTATTGGCAGTATTGTACGAAGCCGGCAAGACCAACGACCGCCTCGCGCCTATATGGAACGTGATGCCGATGAAGGAAGGAAAGGTAAACCTCGACAAAGCTTTCGACGCCGGCACCCTGCTGCCGAAACGGCTGAAATACTACCGCTTTGCCGGCTCACTGACCACGCCGCCGTGCAGCGAAGGCGTATCGTGGCTGCTGTTGAAAACCTACGACTACATTGATCAGGCGCAGGCAGAAAAATTCACCCGCGCCGTCGGCTCGCACAACAACCGCCCCGTCCAGCCGCTTAACGCGCGTGTTGTCATCGAATAA
- the cysD gene encoding sulfate adenylyltransferase subunit CysD — protein MSIQNHHLDWLEAESIYIIREVVAEAKNPALLFSGGKDSVVLLALAVKAFKLEGRPLKLPFKLLHVDTGHNYPEVIQFRDETVARTGVQLVVGSVEDSIKKGTVVLRRETDSRNAAQAVTLVETIEEQGFDALMGGARRDEEKARAKERIFSFRDEFGQWDPKSQRPELWSLYNTRLFSGENMRVFPISNWTELDIWQYIARENLALPPIYYSHKREVVERGGLLVPVTPLTPKREGEVSQIRDVRFRTVGDISCTCPVASTAATPEDIIAETAAATISERSATRMDDRVSEAAMEERKKAGYF, from the coding sequence ATGTCTATTCAAAACCACCACCTAGACTGGCTCGAAGCCGAGTCCATCTACATCATCCGCGAAGTCGTTGCCGAAGCGAAAAATCCCGCGCTGCTGTTTTCCGGTGGCAAGGATTCCGTCGTTTTGCTGGCGCTGGCGGTCAAAGCGTTCAAACTCGAAGGCCGTCCGCTCAAGCTGCCGTTCAAGCTGCTGCACGTCGATACGGGACACAATTACCCCGAAGTGATTCAGTTCCGTGATGAAACCGTCGCGCGCACGGGCGTGCAACTGGTGGTCGGCAGCGTCGAAGATTCCATCAAAAAAGGCACGGTCGTCCTGCGCCGCGAAACCGATTCGCGCAACGCCGCGCAGGCGGTTACACTGGTGGAAACCATTGAAGAACAGGGCTTTGACGCGCTGATGGGCGGCGCGCGGCGCGATGAGGAAAAAGCGCGGGCGAAGGAGCGGATATTTTCGTTCCGCGACGAATTCGGACAATGGGACCCGAAAAGCCAGCGTCCCGAACTGTGGTCGCTCTACAATACGCGGCTATTCAGCGGCGAAAACATGCGCGTGTTCCCCATTTCAAACTGGACGGAACTCGACATCTGGCAATACATCGCCCGCGAAAACCTCGCGCTGCCGCCGATTTATTACAGCCACAAACGCGAGGTCGTCGAACGCGGCGGGCTGCTCGTCCCCGTTACCCCGCTGACGCCGAAACGCGAAGGCGAAGTTTCCCAAATCCGCGACGTGCGCTTCCGTACCGTCGGCGACATTTCCTGCACCTGCCCCGTAGCCAGCACCGCCGCCACGCCCGAAGACATCATCGCCGAAACCGCAGCGGCAACCATCTCCGAGCGCAGCGCCACGCGCATGGACGACCGCGTGTCGGAAGCGGCGATGGAAGAGCGCAAAAAGGCGGGGTATTTTTGA
- the cysG gene encoding siroheme synthase CysG yields MNHYPLFADLNGRPVLLAGAGKVAERKAESLLQAGAAVRVVARELNPVFQKWADEGKIEWLGSEFHEDDLDDVFFAVAATDDYAFNRRIFQAAEQRAKLCNTVDTADLCSFTVPAVIDRSPLKIAVSSGATAPVLARKWRQIIETLIPLHTGQMAALAGKWRNAVKAKIKGTANRRRFWENLFDSRFNALAAQGNLDAAEAELAAQLDGFGAAKGEVVLVGAGPGDAGLLTLHALQAIQAADVVFHDALVSDDVLSMVRKDADKISVGKRAGSHHVQQEETNRLLVEYARQGLRVVRLKGGDPFVFGRGGEEAQVLRQANIPYRIIPGITAALGATAYAGIPLTHRDCAQSALFVTGHSKHDGHQPDWRTLALSNQTLVVYMGTLKAAETAEKLMAHGRSGDTPVAIVSNGTLPHQSVVTGHLKNLSELAENAPRPALIVIGEVVSLRDELKWFQENPAQSRLHTMHEQAA; encoded by the coding sequence ATGAACCATTATCCCCTGTTTGCCGATTTGAACGGCCGCCCCGTCCTGCTGGCGGGTGCGGGCAAAGTGGCGGAACGCAAAGCCGAAAGCCTGTTGCAGGCAGGGGCTGCGGTCAGGGTTGTCGCCCGCGAACTCAATCCCGTTTTCCAAAAGTGGGCGGACGAAGGCAAAATCGAATGGCTGGGCAGCGAATTTCACGAGGACGATTTGGATGACGTGTTTTTCGCCGTCGCCGCCACCGACGATTACGCCTTCAACCGCCGCATCTTCCAAGCGGCGGAGCAGCGGGCGAAACTCTGCAACACCGTCGATACCGCGGATTTGTGTTCCTTCACCGTCCCCGCCGTCATCGACCGCAGCCCGCTCAAAATCGCCGTCTCCAGCGGCGCGACCGCTCCCGTTTTGGCGCGCAAGTGGCGGCAAATCATTGAAACGCTCATCCCGCTGCACACCGGTCAAATGGCGGCACTCGCCGGCAAATGGCGCAACGCGGTCAAAGCCAAAATCAAAGGCACGGCAAACCGCCGCCGTTTTTGGGAAAACCTGTTCGACAGCCGCTTTAATGCGCTCGCCGCCCAAGGCAACCTTGATGCCGCCGAAGCAGAGCTTGCCGCGCAGCTTGACGGCTTCGGCGCGGCAAAAGGCGAAGTCGTCCTTGTCGGCGCAGGCCCCGGCGACGCAGGGCTGCTCACCTTGCATGCTTTGCAGGCGATACAGGCGGCGGATGTTGTGTTCCACGATGCCTTGGTTTCAGACGACGTCTTAAGCATGGTGCGCAAAGATGCCGACAAAATCAGCGTCGGCAAACGCGCAGGCTCGCACCACGTCCAACAAGAAGAAACCAACCGCCTCCTGGTCGAATACGCCCGCCAAGGTTTGCGCGTCGTCCGACTCAAAGGCGGCGACCCCTTCGTTTTCGGGCGCGGCGGCGAAGAAGCCCAAGTCCTGCGGCAGGCAAACATCCCCTACCGCATCATCCCCGGCATCACCGCCGCACTGGGTGCGACCGCCTACGCAGGCATCCCCCTGACGCACCGCGACTGCGCCCAAAGCGCGCTCTTCGTTACCGGACACAGCAAACATGACGGCCACCAACCCGACTGGCGCACGCTCGCCCTGAGCAACCAAACACTGGTCGTCTATATGGGCACGCTCAAAGCCGCCGAAACCGCCGAAAAACTGATGGCACACGGACGCAGCGGCGACACACCCGTCGCCATCGTCTCCAACGGCACGCTTCCGCATCAGAGCGTCGTGACAGGTCATCTGAAAAACCTGTCCGAGCTGGCAGAAAACGCCCCGCGCCCCGCGCTGATCGTTATCGGCGAAGTCGTTTCCCTGCGCGACGAATTGAAATGGTTTCAAGAAAACCCTGCGCAAAGCCGCCTTCACACAATGCACGAACAAGCCGCCTGA
- a CDS encoding YdcH family protein translates to MFPEYRDLISKLKQEDAHFARLFDEHNELDDKITGLVNNPVTSGADEIEELKKAKLKLKDELYALLQKASGK, encoded by the coding sequence ATGTTTCCAGAATATCGCGATTTAATTTCCAAATTAAAACAAGAAGACGCCCACTTCGCCCGTCTGTTTGACGAGCATAATGAGTTGGACGATAAGATTACAGGTTTGGTTAATAATCCTGTTACCAGCGGTGCTGATGAGATTGAAGAGCTGAAAAAAGCCAAATTGAAACTGAAAGACGAGTTGTACGCTTTGTTGCAAAAGGCTTCAGGCAAGTAA
- a CDS encoding IS5 family transposase (programmed frameshift) has product MNRKTYPSDISREQFAPLLPLLESARKRTAPRQVDLYDVFCAILYLQRTGCSWHALPGDFPKWRTVHSYFQRWTEPRESGISILEEALKNQVVAERRKQGRHEATTFLIIDAQSVKNTDTAMEKGYDAGKKVSGIKRHIAVDTQGLPHALAVTTADVTDRKGCLVALERGRDNLGAIQKILADGGYTGKAFASSVQELIGAEVEIAKRNELHRFAVLPKRWVVERSFSWLEKNRRLWKNCERKLSTSLQMVALAFLGVLLRRL; this is encoded by the exons ATGAACAGAAAAACCTACCCAAGCGATATCAGTCGCGAGCAATTTGCGCCTCTCCTTCCCCTGCTGGAAAGTGCCCGTAAACGCACAGCGCCACGCCAGGTGGACTTGTACGATGTCTTTTGTGCCATTCTCTACCTGCAACGCACTGGCTGCTCCTGGCACGCTTTGCCGGGCGACTTCCCCAAATGGCGCACCGTGCATTCCTACTTCCAGAGATGGACCGAACCACGCGAGAGTGGCATCAGCATCCTTGAGGAAGCATTA AAAAATCAGGTAGTTGCGGAGCGCCGCAAGCAGGGGCGCCATGAAGCAACTACTTTCCTGATTATTGATGCGCAGAGTGTGAAGAACACGGATACCGCCATGGAAAAAGGCTACGATGCGGGCAAGAAGGTTAGCGGTATCAAGCGACATATAGCGGTTGACACGCAAGGTTTGCCGCATGCCCTTGCGGTAACGACGGCGGATGTTACGGATAGAAAAGGCTGCCTGGTGGCATTGGAACGTGGGCGGGATAATCTTGGTGCGATACAAAAAATCCTTGCTGACGGTGGTTACACGGGTAAGGCATTTGCTTCGTCGGTACAGGAGTTGATTGGTGCGGAGGTAGAGATTGCCAAACGAAACGAATTGCACCGTTTTGCAGTATTGCCGAAGCGATGGGTAGTAGAGCGCAGCTTTTCCTGGTTGGAAAAGAACAGGCGGCTTTGGAAAAACTGCGAGCGTAAGTTGAGTACCAGTCTGCAAATGGTAGCTTTGGCTTTCTTGGGAGTCCTGCTACGAAGACTATGA
- the xerD gene encoding site-specific tyrosine recombinase XerD, which translates to MTNELIDKLLESLWLQDRLSHNTLQGYRRDLEKIAARLEAGGHTWLDAEAADLADAVYVTDEKHSSQARALSACKRLYAWLEETERRTDNPTRFLKAPKQTQKLPTLITEAQIENLLAAPDTDTPHGLRDKALLEVMYATGLRVTEAVKLQLGDLDLNRGCIRTIGKGDKLRIVPMGEEAVYWIERYCAESRPLLLKNKICDEVFVSQKRSGISRQLAWMIVKNYAEAAGITSLSPHGLRHAFATHLVNHGVDLRAVQLMLGHANINTTQIYTHVANIRLKNIVDEHHSRN; encoded by the coding sequence ATGACCAACGAACTCATAGACAAACTGCTCGAATCCCTGTGGCTGCAAGACCGTCTCAGCCATAACACCTTGCAAGGCTACCGCCGCGATTTGGAAAAAATCGCCGCGCGTTTGGAAGCGGGCGGGCATACTTGGCTGGATGCCGAAGCCGCCGATTTGGCGGATGCCGTCTATGTGACGGACGAAAAACACAGCTCGCAGGCGCGCGCCTTGTCCGCCTGCAAACGCCTATACGCCTGGTTGGAAGAGACTGAGCGTCGGACGGACAACCCGACCCGTTTCCTCAAAGCCCCGAAACAGACGCAAAAGCTGCCCACCCTGATTACCGAAGCGCAAATCGAAAATTTGCTTGCCGCACCCGATACCGACACGCCGCACGGCCTGCGCGACAAAGCCCTGCTCGAAGTCATGTACGCCACAGGTTTGCGCGTAACCGAAGCCGTCAAGCTCCAACTGGGTGATCTCGACCTCAACCGCGGCTGCATCCGCACCATAGGCAAAGGCGACAAACTGCGTATCGTGCCTATGGGCGAAGAAGCCGTTTACTGGATCGAACGCTATTGCGCCGAATCGCGCCCGCTGCTGCTCAAAAACAAAATCTGCGACGAAGTCTTCGTCAGCCAAAAACGCAGCGGCATCTCCCGCCAACTCGCGTGGATGATTGTCAAAAACTACGCCGAAGCAGCCGGCATCACCTCACTCAGCCCGCACGGCCTGCGCCACGCCTTCGCCACCCACCTCGTCAACCACGGCGTCGATTTGCGTGCCGTACAGCTTATGCTCGGACACGCCAACATCAACACTACCCAAATCTACACCCACGTCGCCAACATCCGCTTGAAAAACATCGTTGACGAACACCATTCGCGGAATTAA
- a CDS encoding peroxiredoxin: MTQYRFTLPSSSGNDFDSAEHLPLIVYFYPKDSTPGCTTEGLDFNARLPQFKELGYTVVGISRDGVKSHQNFCAKQGFNFELLSDKDETVCKMFDVIKLKKLYGKESLGIERSTFVLDANGEIIHEWRKVKVAGHAQEVLETLSR, encoded by the coding sequence ATGACCCAATACCGATTCACTTTGCCCTCAAGCAGCGGCAACGACTTCGATTCCGCCGAACATCTGCCGCTGATTGTCTATTTCTACCCCAAAGACAGCACGCCCGGCTGCACCACCGAAGGCTTGGATTTCAACGCCCGTTTGCCGCAATTTAAAGAACTCGGCTACACCGTCGTCGGCATCTCGCGCGACGGCGTGAAATCGCATCAGAATTTCTGCGCCAAACAAGGCTTCAATTTTGAATTGTTGAGCGACAAAGACGAAACCGTGTGCAAAATGTTTGACGTGATCAAGCTGAAAAAACTGTACGGCAAAGAGTCTTTGGGTATTGAACGCAGCACATTCGTATTGGACGCAAACGGCGAAATCATCCACGAATGGCGGAAAGTCAAAGTCGCCGGACACGCGCAGGAAGTGTTGGAAACGCTGTCCCGATAA
- a CDS encoding deoxynucleoside kinase, producing MNYRYIVVEGSIGSGKNALSRRLAEHFSALSLAENPEHNPFLMKFYANASHHGLATELFFLMRRAESVDIIKNEYAQGGMVVADFLLEKDRIFTPVVLNEDEQQLFADLKQKILPQYPAPDLVIYLQTAVDGNRKRLQKRGDGIINLFPEGYLGRIHEGYSQFFHLYQNAPLLTVNADELDLQGNDEHFRLLLNALNDLQGTRNYLNLSER from the coding sequence ATGAACTACCGTTATATTGTCGTCGAAGGCTCCATCGGCAGCGGGAAAAACGCCTTGAGCCGCCGCCTTGCAGAACATTTCAGCGCGCTGTCGCTGGCGGAAAACCCCGAACACAACCCCTTCCTCATGAAGTTTTACGCCAACGCCTCCCATCACGGCTTGGCAACCGAGCTTTTTTTCCTGATGCGCCGCGCCGAAAGCGTGGACATCATCAAAAACGAATACGCACAAGGCGGCATGGTCGTCGCCGATTTCCTGTTGGAAAAGGACCGGATTTTCACGCCGGTCGTGTTGAATGAAGACGAGCAGCAGCTCTTCGCCGATTTGAAACAAAAAATCCTGCCGCAGTATCCCGCGCCCGATTTGGTGATCTACCTGCAAACCGCCGTGGACGGCAACCGCAAACGCCTGCAAAAACGCGGCGACGGCATCATCAATCTCTTCCCCGAAGGCTATTTGGGGCGGATACACGAGGGATACAGCCAGTTTTTCCACCTTTATCAAAACGCCCCGCTGCTGACCGTCAATGCCGACGAGTTGGACTTGCAAGGCAATGATGAACATTTCCGGCTGTTGCTCAATGCGCTGAATGATTTGCAGGGAACGCGCAATTATCTGAATTTGAGCGAACGCTGA
- the folK gene encoding 2-amino-4-hydroxy-6-hydroxymethyldihydropteridine diphosphokinase, with product MPQTHFAVIALGSNLAEPARQVRAALSVLEAHPQIQIEKTSSLYVTAPVGYDNQPDFVNAVCSVRTSLDGVSLLAVLNRIEADFGRERTFRNAPRTLDLDIIDFDGISSSDPHLTLPHQRAHERSFVMKPLAEILPDFVLGGHGRAADLAVALGDEGVHLFEAV from the coding sequence ATGCCGCAAACCCATTTTGCCGTCATCGCTTTGGGCAGCAACCTTGCCGAACCTGCCCGCCAAGTCCGCGCCGCCTTGTCCGTGCTGGAGGCGCATCCGCAGATTCAAATCGAAAAAACTTCCTCGCTGTATGTGACCGCGCCGGTCGGCTACGACAATCAGCCTGATTTCGTCAATGCCGTTTGTTCCGTCCGCACTTCATTAGACGGCGTTTCGCTGCTTGCCGTGTTGAACCGCATCGAGGCGGATTTCGGGCGGGAACGCACGTTCCGAAACGCCCCGCGCACATTGGATCTGGACATCATCGATTTTGACGGCATCTCCAGCAGCGACCCGCATCTGACCCTACCGCATCAGCGCGCGCACGAACGCAGCTTTGTGATGAAGCCGCTGGCAGAAATCCTGCCCGATTTTGTTTTGGGCGGACACGGACGGGCGGCGGATTTGGCGGTCGCTTTGGGCGATGAAGGTGTACACCTGTTTGAAGCTGTTTGA
- a CDS encoding SirB2 family protein: MQYLFVKYSHQIFVTITILVFNIRFFLLWRHPDKPLAGFWKALPHLNDTMLLFTGLWLMKITHFSPFNAPWLGSKILLLLVYIGLGMVMMRARPRSPKFYAIYVLSMACVGCIVYLAKTKTLPF, translated from the coding sequence ATGCAATATCTGTTTGTAAAATACAGCCATCAGATTTTCGTCACCATCACCATTTTGGTGTTCAATATCCGCTTCTTCCTGCTTTGGCGGCATCCCGACAAACCTTTGGCGGGATTCTGGAAAGCCCTTCCCCACCTGAACGACACCATGCTGCTCTTTACCGGCTTGTGGCTGATGAAGATTACCCACTTTTCGCCCTTCAACGCGCCCTGGCTCGGCAGCAAAATCCTGCTGCTGCTGGTTTACATCGGGCTGGGCATGGTCATGATGCGCGCCCGTCCGCGTTCGCCGAAGTTTTACGCCATTTATGTGTTGTCGATGGCTTGCGTCGGCTGCATCGTCTATCTTGCCAAAACCAAAACGCTGCCGTTTTAA
- a CDS encoding class I SAM-dependent methyltransferase, whose translation MQLENILPFAHSLLKQALKPDARALDGTAGNGNDTLMLARSIGSGGKVWAFDVQEQALANTRMRLEEAGMVDRVALILDGHENLAVHIREALDAAVFNFGWLPGGDKSCTTKAATSIRALASALSLLKTGGVAVAVLYPGHEAGLHEAQAIEDWAQRLPQDEFAVLRYGFINRRNCPPYLLAFEKLRQE comes from the coding sequence ATGCAGCTCGAAAACATCCTCCCTTTTGCACACTCGCTTCTCAAACAAGCCTTAAAACCCGATGCCCGCGCTTTGGACGGTACGGCGGGAAACGGCAACGATACGCTGATGCTGGCGCGTTCGATCGGCAGCGGCGGGAAAGTGTGGGCGTTTGACGTTCAAGAGCAGGCATTGGCAAACACCCGAATGCGCTTGGAAGAAGCGGGCATGGTGGATAGGGTGGCGCTGATATTGGACGGACATGAAAACCTTGCCGTCCATATCCGCGAAGCGCTGGACGCGGCGGTATTCAATTTCGGCTGGCTGCCCGGCGGCGATAAAAGCTGTACGACAAAAGCGGCAACCAGTATCCGCGCGTTGGCATCCGCCTTGTCGCTGCTGAAAACGGGCGGGGTGGCGGTTGCCGTCCTGTATCCCGGGCATGAGGCGGGGCTGCATGAAGCGCAGGCAATCGAAGATTGGGCGCAGCGGTTGCCGCAGGATGAATTTGCCGTTTTGCGTTATGGTTTTATCAACCGCCGCAACTGCCCGCCGTATTTGTTGGCGTTTGAAAAGTTACGTCAAGAATGA
- the hfq gene encoding RNA chaperone Hfq: protein MTAKGQMLQDPFLNALRKEHVPVSIYLVNGIKLQGQVESFDQYVVLLRNTSVTQMVYKHAISTIVPARAVSLQHENKPQAAAAAPVQVETVQQPAE, encoded by the coding sequence ATGACAGCTAAAGGACAAATGTTACAAGATCCTTTTTTGAATGCGTTGCGTAAAGAGCACGTTCCGGTTTCGATTTATCTGGTCAACGGTATCAAACTGCAAGGCCAAGTCGAGTCGTTTGACCAATACGTCGTTCTGCTGCGTAATACTTCCGTTACCCAAATGGTTTATAAACACGCGATTTCAACTATCGTCCCTGCCCGTGCCGTAAGCCTGCAACACGAGAACAAACCCCAAGCCGCCGCGGCTGCCCCGGTTCAAGTTGAGACCGTGCAACAACCTGCCGAATAA
- the der gene encoding ribosome biogenesis GTPase Der, with the protein MKPTIALVGRPNVGKSTLFNRLTRTKDALVHDLPGLTRDRHYGHGKIGSKPYLVIDTGGFEPVVDSGILHEMAKQTLQAVDEADAVVFLVDGRTGLTPQDKIIADRLRQSPRPVYLAVNKGEGGNRAVLAAEFYELALGEPHVISGAHGDGVYYLIEEILENFPEPEAEEADVKHPVFAVIGRPNVGKSTLVNAILGEERVIAFDMAGTTRDSIHIDFEREGKPFTIIDTAGVRRRGKVDEAVEKFSVIKAMQAVEAANVAVLVLDAQQDIADQDATIAGFALEAGRALVVAVNKWDGISEERREQIKRDISRKLYFLDFAKFHFISALKERGIDGLFDSIQAAYNAAMIKMPTPKITRVLQSAVERQQPPRAGLVRPKMRYAHQGGMNPPVIVVHGNSLHAISDSYTRYLTQTFRKAFNLQGTPLRIQYNVSENPYENVEDKPKKKPLRRVSLSNRIEKREGRKEEKNRFKKKTKVSVKKQHSK; encoded by the coding sequence ATGAAACCCACCATCGCCCTTGTCGGCCGCCCGAATGTTGGCAAATCCACCTTGTTCAACCGCCTGACGCGCACCAAAGACGCGCTTGTGCACGACCTGCCCGGCCTGACCCGCGACCGCCATTACGGACACGGCAAAATCGGCAGCAAACCTTATCTCGTCATCGATACCGGCGGTTTCGAGCCGGTTGTGGACAGCGGGATTTTGCACGAAATGGCGAAGCAGACCTTGCAGGCTGTCGATGAAGCCGATGCCGTCGTGTTCTTGGTGGACGGCCGCACCGGCTTGACCCCGCAAGACAAAATCATCGCCGACCGTCTGCGCCAAAGTCCGCGCCCCGTTTATCTGGCGGTAAACAAAGGCGAGGGCGGCAACAGAGCCGTGCTTGCCGCCGAGTTTTACGAGTTGGCATTGGGCGAGCCGCACGTTATTTCCGGTGCGCACGGCGACGGTGTGTATTACCTGATTGAAGAAATTTTAGAAAATTTCCCTGAGCCTGAAGCCGAAGAAGCCGATGTAAAACATCCCGTTTTTGCCGTTATCGGTCGTCCGAATGTCGGCAAATCCACGCTGGTTAACGCCATTCTCGGCGAAGAGCGCGTGATTGCCTTCGATATGGCAGGCACGACGCGCGACAGTATCCACATCGATTTCGAGCGCGAAGGCAAACCGTTTACCATCATCGATACCGCAGGTGTGCGCCGCCGCGGCAAAGTCGATGAGGCGGTGGAAAAGTTCTCCGTTATCAAAGCCATGCAGGCGGTTGAAGCGGCAAACGTTGCCGTTTTGGTGTTGGATGCGCAGCAGGACATCGCCGACCAAGATGCCACGATTGCCGGTTTCGCCTTGGAAGCAGGGCGCGCGCTGGTGGTTGCCGTCAATAAATGGGACGGCATCAGCGAAGAGCGGCGCGAGCAGATCAAACGCGACATTTCCCGCAAACTGTATTTCCTCGATTTTGCCAAGTTCCACTTCATTTCCGCATTGAAAGAACGCGGTATAGACGGGTTGTTCGACAGCATTCAGGCAGCCTACAACGCTGCCATGATTAAGATGCCGACGCCGAAAATCACCCGCGTCCTGCAAAGCGCCGTCGAGCGTCAACAGCCGCCGCGCGCAGGTTTGGTACGCCCGAAAATGCGTTATGCCCACCAAGGCGGCATGAACCCGCCTGTGATTGTCGTACACGGCAATTCGCTGCACGCGATTTCCGACAGCTATACGCGCTACCTGACCCAGACGTTCCGCAAAGCCTTCAACCTGCAAGGCACGCCGCTGCGGATTCAATACAATGTTTCGGAAAACCCGTATGAAAATGTGGAAGACAAACCGAAGAAAAAACCGCTGCGCCGGGTCAGCCTGAGCAACCGCATCGAAAAACGCGAAGGCCGCAAGGAAGAGAAAAACCGTTTTAAAAAGAAAACCAAAGTCAGCGTGAAAAAACAGCACAGCAAATAA
- a CDS encoding YfgM family protein gives MAAHLEEQQELDNFKYFWKSTGRWLFALLIAAALGYLGYTMYKSHKASQSQEAAEVLAKIVDKMQAKASQAEVNADLTNLQQNYPDSIAAAQATLMAAATEYDARRYDVAEGHLNWVLKNQKAPLVQALAAQRLGIVLLQQKKYDAAIAALNTKVEADFEPLLLEAKGDVYAAQNKTKEAAQSYQQALEKLPKDAIERELLQMKLDSQK, from the coding sequence ATGGCAGCCCATCTCGAAGAACAACAAGAATTAGACAATTTTAAATACTTTTGGAAAAGTACCGGCCGATGGCTGTTTGCCCTGCTGATCGCGGCGGCATTGGGCTATTTGGGCTATACCATGTATAAGAGCCATAAAGCCTCGCAAAGTCAGGAAGCTGCCGAAGTATTGGCGAAAATCGTCGATAAAATGCAGGCAAAAGCCTCGCAAGCCGAAGTGAATGCCGATTTGACCAACCTCCAGCAAAATTACCCGGACTCCATTGCCGCCGCGCAAGCGACGCTGATGGCGGCTGCGACCGAATATGATGCCCGCCGTTACGATGTGGCGGAAGGTCATCTGAACTGGGTGTTGAAAAACCAAAAAGCCCCGCTGGTTCAAGCATTGGCGGCGCAGCGTTTGGGCATCGTCCTGTTGCAGCAGAAAAAATACGATGCCGCGATTGCAGCCTTGAATACGAAAGTTGAAGCAGATTTCGAGCCGCTGCTTTTGGAAGCGAAAGGCGATGTTTATGCCGCGCAAAACAAAACCAAAGAAGCCGCGCAAAGCTATCAGCAGGCTTTGGAAAAGCTGCCTAAAGACGCCATCGAACGCGAATTGCTGCAAATGAAGCTGGATTCGCAAAAATAA